Proteins encoded together in one Caldisericia bacterium window:
- the dtd gene encoding D-aminoacyl-tRNA deacylase: protein MRCVIQRVKEAKVKVNNEVKSEIKNGFLILLGIQIQDGDEDINYLIRKVSNLRIFDDENGKLNLSIKDVNGEIMVISQFTLYGNLKGGYRPDFTRAEKGAKAVELYNKFIESLRKEGFVVKEGVFGAYMDVELINDGPVTIIIDSRLKDF, encoded by the coding sequence ATGAGATGTGTAATTCAAAGAGTAAAAGAAGCAAAAGTAAAAGTTAATAATGAGGTGAAATCAGAAATTAAAAATGGTTTTCTTATTTTATTAGGTATTCAAATTCAAGATGGTGATGAAGATATAAATTATCTTATAAGAAAAGTTTCAAATTTAAGAATTTTTGATGATGAAAATGGGAAATTAAATCTTTCCATAAAAGATGTGAATGGCGAAATAATGGTTATATCTCAATTTACACTTTATGGAAATTTAAAAGGAGGATATAGACCTGATTTTACTAGAGCTGAAAAGGGAGCAAAAGCAGTTGAATTATATAATAAATTTATCGAAAGTTTAAGAAAAGAAGGATTTGTAGTTAAAGAAGGTGTCTTTGGTGCTTATATGGATGTTGAACTTATAAATGATGGACCTGTAACAATAATTATAGATTCAAGATTGAAAGATTTTTAA
- the mtnA gene encoding S-methyl-5-thioribose-1-phosphate isomerase, producing MDIKPIKWEKDTLLILDQRLLPFEIKYENCKSYLEVKNSIKEMKTRGAPVIGVTAAYGFYLGIKELYEKNKLEDYEIVSNELISARPTAVNLMWAINRMKKKLLENFKNKHVLEILLNEALKIEREEEERCILISNIGEKLINDGDTILTHCNTGSLATLGPGTALGVIKYAFRNGKNIKVYYTETRPYLQGARLTGFELLREGIDSTLITDSMAGYVMKIGLVNKVIVGADRIARNGDTANKIGTYTLSVLAKEHKIPFYIAAPTSTIDISIKNGDEIPIEERNENEIKYIKEIKITLDEAKVFNPSFDVTPNVNITGIITEKGVIYKPFEENILKIFQS from the coding sequence ATGGATATTAAACCAATTAAATGGGAAAAAGATACTCTTTTAATTTTAGACCAGAGATTGCTTCCATTTGAAATTAAATATGAGAATTGTAAAAGTTATTTAGAGGTTAAAAATTCAATTAAAGAAATGAAAACAAGAGGTGCACCAGTAATAGGGGTTACTGCAGCATATGGTTTTTATTTAGGGATAAAGGAATTATATGAAAAAAATAAATTAGAAGATTATGAAATTGTTTCAAATGAATTAATTTCAGCAAGACCTACAGCAGTAAATTTAATGTGGGCAATAAATAGAATGAAAAAAAAACTTTTAGAAAATTTTAAAAATAAACATGTTTTAGAAATTTTACTCAATGAAGCCCTTAAAATAGAAAGAGAAGAGGAGGAGAGGTGTATATTAATATCTAATATTGGTGAAAAATTAATAAATGATGGAGATACTATCTTAACTCATTGTAATACAGGTTCACTTGCTACATTAGGCCCAGGAACAGCTCTTGGTGTAATTAAATATGCTTTTAGAAATGGAAAAAATATAAAAGTTTATTACACTGAAACAAGACCTTATCTTCAAGGAGCAAGATTAACAGGTTTTGAATTATTAAGAGAGGGAATTGACTCAACTTTAATTACAGATTCAATGGCAGGTTATGTTATGAAAATTGGATTAGTTAATAAAGTTATTGTTGGAGCAGATAGAATTGCAAGAAATGGTGATACAGCAAATAAAATTGGAACATACACTTTATCTGTTCTTGCAAAAGAACATAAAATACCTTTTTATATTGCAGCTCCAACATCAACAATTGATATTAGTATTAAAAATGGAGATGAGATTCCAATTGAGGAAAGAAATGAAAACGAGATAAAATATATAAAAGAAATAAAAATAACACTCGATGAAGCAAAAGTTTTTAATCCTTCTTTTGATGTTACACCAAATGTTAATATTACTGGAATAATAACTGAAAAAGGGGTAATATATAAACCATTTGAAGAGAATATATTAAAAATCTTTCAATCTTGA
- a CDS encoding S-methyl-5'-thioinosine phosphorylase: MIRIGIIGGSGVYNFDEIEIIKEDSLITPFGIFEYTLRKYFEKEIVFVARHGKRHQLPPHLIPYRKIIWGMKELDVKFIIATSACGSLNENMKPGDFVIIDQFIDFTDGRESTFFDTPGDFKHIDMTEPYSKYLREIIKNVFNRLNLNYHSSGTYVTMNGPRYETKAEIKMLKIVGGDLVGMTGTPEVTLANEVGIQYASIGIVTNFAAGISDKKISHIEVVEIMNNKLPILKKAILEIIKEIKLEV; this comes from the coding sequence ATGATAAGAATTGGAATTATTGGAGGAAGTGGTGTATATAATTTTGATGAAATTGAAATTATTAAAGAAGATAGTTTGATAACTCCTTTTGGAATTTTTGAGTATACTTTAAGAAAATATTTTGAAAAAGAAATTGTGTTTGTTGCAAGACATGGGAAAAGACATCAATTACCACCTCATCTTATACCTTATAGAAAAATTATTTGGGGAATGAAAGAGCTTGATGTTAAATTTATTATTGCAACTTCTGCTTGTGGTTCCTTAAACGAAAATATGAAACCAGGTGATTTTGTGATTATTGATCAATTTATTGATTTTACAGATGGAAGAGAATCGACATTTTTTGATACACCAGGTGACTTTAAACATATAGATATGACAGAACCATACTCAAAATATTTAAGAGAAATAATAAAAAATGTATTTAATAGATTAAATTTAAATTATCATAGTAGTGGAACTTATGTAACAATGAATGGACCAAGATATGAAACAAAAGCAGAAATAAAAATGTTGAAAATTGTTGGTGGAGATTTAGTTGGAATGACTGGAACACCTGAAGTAACTCTTGCAAATGAAGTAGGCATACAATATGCATCAATTGGAATAGTTACAAATTTTGCAGCAGGAATTTCAGATAAAAAAATTTCTCACATTGAAGTTGTTGAAATAATGAACAATAAACTTCCTATTTTGAAAAAGGCGATTTTAGAAATAATTAAAGAAATAAAATTGGAGGTTTAA
- a CDS encoding PHP domain-containing protein, whose protein sequence is MNFYHFSGVIHLHTIYSKDSELTPLELIKYAKKFNIDFLIITDHNTIEGKKFEGYYNNKLLIVGEEITPYHGDHILAIGIENLIEPSNDSQNNINRIDKEGGLSFIEHPFFNGNRFIKKEANMAWKNWDIKNFTGLSIFNYTCDGGERLNLFTYILFYFFPGLDRDIPNYKTLNKWDELNQTRKVIGIGTLDAHFLYFKIFKKLKIQTFPFNYYFNSIRTNIITEESNLNKNLVFNSLKNGNIYIIHQYLGDGKGFIFGLEKGGDFYLIGRKVLFQGKENLIIKTPKKCLIRIIKDGKKYFEKYDKEIYLKNVPFGIYRIETEVFHRFNYKPWIYSNPIYLLDETKYEKFL, encoded by the coding sequence ATGAATTTTTATCACTTTTCAGGAGTTATTCATTTACATACAATTTATTCTAAGGATAGTGAATTAACACCACTTGAATTAATAAAATATGCTAAAAAATTTAATATTGATTTTTTAATAATAACTGACCACAATACAATAGAAGGAAAAAAATTTGAAGGTTATTATAATAATAAATTATTAATTGTTGGTGAAGAGATAACGCCTTATCATGGAGATCATATTCTTGCAATTGGTATAGAAAATTTAATTGAACCTTCTAATGACTCTCAAAATAACATCAATAGAATAGATAAAGAAGGAGGTTTATCTTTTATTGAACATCCTTTTTTTAATGGTAATAGATTTATTAAAAAAGAAGCTAATATGGCATGGAAAAATTGGGATATAAAAAATTTCACTGGTTTATCAATTTTTAATTATACATGTGATGGTGGTGAAAGATTAAATTTATTTACTTATATACTTTTTTATTTTTTTCCTGGACTTGATAGGGATATTCCAAACTATAAAACTCTCAATAAGTGGGATGAATTAAATCAAACAAGGAAAGTTATAGGTATAGGAACTCTTGATGCACATTTTTTATATTTTAAAATTTTTAAAAAACTTAAAATTCAAACATTTCCTTTTAATTATTATTTTAATTCAATAAGAACAAATATAATAACAGAGGAAAGTAATTTAAATAAAAATTTGGTTTTTAATTCATTGAAAAATGGAAACATTTATATAATTCACCAATATCTTGGAGATGGAAAAGGTTTTATTTTTGGTTTGGAAAAAGGGGGTGATTTTTATTTAATAGGAAGAAAGGTTTTATTTCAAGGAAAAGAAAATTTAATTATAAAAACTCCTAAAAAATGTCTTATTAGAATTATAAAAGATGGCAAAAAATATTTTGAAAAGTATGATAAAGAAATTTATTTAAAAAATGTTCCTTTTGGAATTTATAGAATTGAAACAGAAGTTTTTCATAGGTTTAACTATAAACCTTGGATTTATTCAAATCCAATTTATCTTTTAGATGAAACTAAATATGAAAAATTTTTATGA
- a CDS encoding signal recognition particle receptor subunit alpha: protein MTKDLKIYNIYFEMFENLRKGIRDILDRFGRKGLLTRNDIEEGLNELKKVLISADVNLKVVKDILKRVEEEALKEEVLKSVLPEEQITKIVFDVLLKIIGKSAPLKFSSIPPTEIVLFGIQGSGKTTTAGKLSYFLKNKGYRSLLVPLDLKRPGAIKQLEEISNIVGASFYFEENLEVFKLIKRAKEIAKKERIEFVIYDTPGRIHIDQQMMKELKDIREEIKPTESFLVASSLLGQGSVDIALEFKRMVGLTGIIATMLDGDSKGGAILSMRYVTSVPIKFIGVGEKIDDLEEFDEESLVLRILGQPDIKGLVKKIETLKEEKKEVAKKEKFNLETFLNQIESIEKMGGFSSILGYFPMISDSINFDEKNIKKMKVIIQSMTKKERLHPEIIDGDRKKRIAKGSGTTINDVNILLKNYKLMKSMLENKNLDKILKRGGIF, encoded by the coding sequence TTGACAAAAGATCTCAAAATTTATAATATTTATTTTGAAATGTTTGAAAATTTAAGAAAAGGCATAAGAGATATATTAGATAGATTTGGAAGAAAAGGTCTTTTAACTAGAAATGATATTGAAGAAGGGTTAAATGAATTAAAAAAAGTTTTAATAAGTGCAGATGTCAATTTAAAAGTAGTGAAAGATATACTTAAAAGAGTTGAAGAAGAGGCACTTAAAGAGGAAGTTTTAAAATCTGTTTTACCTGAAGAACAAATTACAAAGATTGTATTTGATGTACTTTTAAAAATAATAGGTAAAAGTGCACCATTAAAATTTTCTTCAATACCACCAACAGAAATTGTTTTATTCGGAATTCAAGGAAGTGGTAAAACAACAACTGCAGGAAAACTTTCTTATTTTCTAAAAAATAAAGGTTATAGAAGTTTACTTGTACCTCTTGATCTCAAAAGGCCAGGAGCAATAAAACAACTTGAAGAAATATCAAACATAGTGGGTGCCTCTTTTTATTTTGAAGAAAATTTAGAAGTTTTTAAGTTAATAAAAAGAGCAAAAGAGATTGCTAAAAAAGAAAGAATTGAATTTGTTATTTATGATACACCTGGAAGAATTCATATTGATCAACAAATGATGAAAGAATTGAAGGATATAAGAGAAGAGATAAAACCTACTGAGTCTTTTTTAGTAGCATCATCACTTTTGGGTCAAGGAAGCGTTGATATAGCACTAGAGTTTAAAAGAATGGTAGGTTTAACTGGAATTATTGCAACAATGCTTGATGGTGATTCTAAAGGTGGAGCAATTTTATCAATGAGATATGTAACTTCTGTTCCTATAAAATTTATAGGTGTTGGTGAAAAAATTGATGACCTAGAAGAATTTGATGAAGAGTCACTTGTTTTAAGAATTCTTGGTCAGCCAGATATTAAAGGTCTTGTTAAAAAAATTGAAACATTAAAGGAAGAGAAGAAAGAAGTTGCAAAGAAGGAGAAATTTAATCTTGAAACATTTCTAAACCAGATTGAATCAATTGAAAAGATGGGTGGTTTTTCATCAATTTTAGGATATTTTCCAATGATTTCTGATTCAATAAATTTTGATGAGAAAAATATTAAAAAAATGAAAGTAATTATCCAATCTATGACAAAAAAGGAAAGATTGCATCCAGAAATTATTGATGGTGATAGAAAAAAAAGAATTGCAAAAGGTTCTGGAACGACAATTAATGATGTTAATATTTTATTAAAAAATTATAAATTGATGAAAAGTATGCTGGAAAATAAAAATTTAGATAAAATTCTCAAAAGAGGAGGAATTTTTTGA
- a CDS encoding ferredoxin family protein, with protein MILKEYKNFSIKIDKNFCKECLICYKVCPKKVFDKSDSGLIFVKDENSCIGCRICENLCPDFAIEVEEL; from the coding sequence TTGATATTGAAAGAATATAAAAATTTTTCTATAAAAATTGATAAAAATTTTTGTAAAGAGTGTCTTATTTGTTATAAAGTATGTCCAAAAAAAGTTTTTGATAAAAGTGATTCAGGTTTAATATTTGTAAAAGATGAAAATTCATGCATCGGTTGTAGAATTTGTGAAAATTTATGCCCAGATTTTGCAATTGAAGTGGAGGAGTTATGA
- a CDS encoding 2-oxoacid:acceptor oxidoreductase subunit alpha → MREFLQGNEACAYGAIDAGLDFFAGYPITPSSEILEVLSYELPRRGKMFIQMEDEIASICAVIGASLSGKKALTATSGPGFSLMQEALGYACMTEAPCVIVDVMRGGPSTGLPTNIGQGDYMQAKWGTHGDHPIIIFSPGTVNEFYHLTKISFDIAFYYRNPVIILSDEIVAHMRSLIDRDNKIFDISLRDEPFSEKTYDFEHDLYKKPFIGEGKKVKVTGLFHDESGFPTTNPKMIEKNLLHLMRKIDIFKEKIFFYETDIDSTTEIALVGFGIMGVVVKELKKEISLKGLKIGFFRPITLNPIEEDKIKEIFKNVKKVFVMELNMGQLYLDIKRILCDKDVKNINFFKGDLPDFDELMSSIEVNL, encoded by the coding sequence ATGAGAGAATTTTTACAAGGTAATGAAGCATGTGCATATGGAGCAATAGATGCAGGACTTGATTTTTTTGCAGGATATCCAATTACACCATCTAGTGAAATACTTGAGGTATTATCATATGAATTACCGAGAAGAGGAAAAATGTTTATTCAAATGGAAGATGAAATTGCATCAATTTGTGCAGTGATTGGTGCTTCATTGTCTGGAAAAAAAGCATTAACAGCAACGTCTGGTCCAGGATTTTCATTAATGCAAGAAGCACTTGGTTATGCATGTATGACTGAAGCACCATGTGTAATAGTTGATGTAATGAGAGGAGGTCCATCAACTGGATTACCTACTAATATAGGACAAGGAGATTATATGCAAGCAAAATGGGGTACTCATGGAGATCATCCTATTATAATCTTTTCACCAGGTACTGTGAATGAATTTTACCATTTAACAAAAATATCTTTTGATATCGCTTTTTATTATAGGAATCCAGTAATAATTCTTTCAGATGAAATAGTTGCTCATATGAGAAGTTTAATAGACAGAGATAATAAAATTTTTGATATCTCTTTAAGAGATGAACCTTTTAGTGAAAAAACATATGACTTTGAACATGATTTATATAAAAAACCATTTATAGGAGAGGGTAAAAAAGTAAAAGTGACTGGACTTTTTCATGATGAGTCAGGTTTTCCAACGACAAATCCTAAAATGATTGAAAAGAACCTTTTACATTTAATGAGAAAAATAGATATTTTTAAAGAAAAAATATTTTTTTACGAAACAGATATAGATTCCACAACAGAAATAGCTTTAGTTGGTTTTGGAATAATGGGTGTTGTTGTTAAAGAATTAAAAAAAGAAATATCTTTAAAAGGGTTAAAGATTGGTTTTTTTAGACCTATAACTTTAAATCCAATTGAAGAAGATAAAATAAAAGAAATTTTTAAAAATGTTAAAAAAGTATTTGTAATGGAATTAAATATGGGTCAACTATATCTTGATATTAAAAGAATTTTATGTGATAAAGATGTTAAAAATATAAATTTCTTTAAAGGAGATTTACCTGATTTTGATGAATTAATGAGTTCTATTGAGGTAAATTTATGA
- a CDS encoding thiamine pyrophosphate-dependent enzyme: MNWRDFLDLSKLPTIFCAGCGLGIGLRAILEAFAEEKLDKNDLIFVSGIGCSSRIPGYVDFDSVHTIHGRAIAFATGIKLANPKKHVFVITGDGDGLAIGGNHMIHAARRNLNINVFLFNNMIYGMTGGQASPTTPAGIKTSTSPFGKYEPNFDVVKLLIGAGATFVARGSVYYYNHLVNIIKRGIEHKGFSFVEILSPCPTYYGRYININNPSEFFIKQKELVYRIEQNEKISDQDKKTKIPIGIFVDETKSDFETIYNEIHRRNNEKKFFV, encoded by the coding sequence ATGAATTGGAGAGATTTTTTAGATTTAAGCAAACTACCAACTATTTTTTGTGCAGGTTGTGGATTAGGTATAGGATTAAGGGCAATTCTTGAAGCATTTGCCGAAGAAAAGTTAGATAAAAATGATTTAATTTTTGTATCAGGAATCGGATGTTCATCAAGAATTCCAGGATATGTTGATTTTGATTCAGTTCATACTATTCATGGAAGAGCAATTGCATTTGCAACTGGAATAAAACTAGCAAATCCCAAAAAACATGTTTTTGTAATAACAGGTGATGGAGATGGTCTTGCAATTGGTGGAAATCATATGATACATGCAGCAAGAAGAAATCTCAACATTAATGTTTTTTTATTTAACAACATGATATATGGTATGACAGGGGGGCAAGCATCACCAACAACTCCAGCAGGAATTAAAACATCAACATCACCTTTTGGAAAATATGAACCAAATTTTGATGTTGTGAAACTTTTAATTGGCGCAGGTGCTACATTCGTTGCAAGAGGTTCAGTATATTATTATAACCATTTAGTTAATATAATTAAAAGAGGAATAGAACATAAAGGATTTTCTTTTGTCGAAATACTTTCTCCTTGTCCAACATATTATGGAAGATATATAAATATTAATAATCCTTCTGAATTTTTCATAAAACAAAAAGAATTAGTTTATAGAATTGAACAGAATGAAAAAATTTCTGACCAAGATAAAAAAACAAAAATTCCAATTGGTATATTTGTTGATGAAACTAAATCAGATTTTGAGACAATTTACAATGAAATTCACAGGAGGAATAATGAAAAGAAGTTTTTTGTTTAA
- a CDS encoding 2-oxoacid:acceptor oxidoreductase family protein, translating into MKRSFLFNGRGGQGVIFISVILAKSAIQSNLYSIQTQHYSAAQRGDIVKSLVLISEENINYPKAKVVDFFISYNLKAFENYKDSIGENTIIIYDSSYDDINKYNFNNIYKIPFTKIALEMFNIKEPMNLISLGFLSNFLDFISLNSFLDVLNNLEKGDKKINIEAFLLGRELKVFQKKEV; encoded by the coding sequence ATGAAAAGAAGTTTTTTGTTTAATGGTAGGGGAGGCCAGGGAGTAATTTTTATTTCAGTAATTTTAGCCAAAAGCGCAATTCAATCAAATTTATATTCAATTCAAACACAGCATTATAGTGCTGCTCAAAGAGGAGATATTGTAAAATCATTAGTTTTAATATCTGAAGAAAACATTAATTATCCAAAAGCAAAGGTTGTCGATTTCTTTATTTCATATAATTTGAAAGCATTTGAAAATTATAAAGATTCAATTGGTGAAAATACCATTATTATTTATGATTCAAGTTACGATGATATTAATAAATATAATTTTAATAATATTTATAAAATTCCATTTACAAAGATTGCATTGGAAATGTTTAATATAAAAGAGCCAATGAATTTAATATCTCTAGGATTTTTATCTAATTTTTTAGATTTTATCTCGTTGAATTCATTTTTAGATGTATTAAATAATTTAGAAAAAGGTGATAAAAAAATTAACATTGAAGCTTTTTTATTAGGAAGAGAGTTAAAAGTTTTTCAAAAAAAGGAGGTTTAA
- the mce gene encoding methylmalonyl-CoA epimerase: MFELIDHIGIAVKNLESVKNLYKNILNLDYFYEEELIENKVKVLVFKFGDTNVEYLEPLTDDSPIKKFIDSKGEGLHHIAFKVKNIEEKLELLKEKGVILIDEKPRRGSHNKKIAFIHPKSIFGTLIELVEE; encoded by the coding sequence ATGTTTGAATTAATTGATCATATTGGTATAGCAGTTAAAAATCTTGAATCGGTTAAGAATTTATATAAAAATATCTTAAATCTCGACTACTTTTATGAAGAAGAGTTAATAGAAAATAAAGTTAAAGTTTTAGTGTTTAAATTTGGTGATACAAATGTGGAATATCTTGAACCTCTAACAGATGATTCTCCAATCAAAAAATTTATTGATTCAAAAGGAGAGGGTTTGCATCATATAGCATTTAAAGTTAAAAATATTGAAGAAAAACTTGAGCTCTTAAAAGAAAAAGGAGTAATTTTAATTGATGAAAAGCCAAGAAGAGGCTCGCATAATAAAAAAATTGCATTTATACATCCAAAATCGATTTTCGGCACTTTAATTGAGTTAGTTGAAGAATGA
- a CDS encoding L,D-transpeptidase — translation MRKILLLLIIFSLPIIKIDKSFRVIYFQNETTKLVFPVAIGTPKDETKEGVFKIINKSIDPNWFIDGKVYPPYKESKENALGIRWLGISWIGYGIHGTNEPFSIGKNKSQGCIRLQNKDIVILYQYLDIGDKVQIFSSEIDDDFKKGLSLLYNFYNLKTFIEEKVNKED, via the coding sequence ATGAGAAAAATACTTCTTTTACTCATTATTTTCTCTTTACCTATAATTAAAATTGATAAATCTTTTCGTGTTATCTATTTTCAGAATGAAACAACAAAACTTGTTTTTCCTGTAGCTATTGGAACACCAAAAGATGAAACAAAAGAAGGTGTTTTTAAGATTATAAATAAAAGCATTGATCCTAATTGGTTCATAGATGGAAAAGTATATCCACCATATAAAGAATCAAAAGAGAATGCACTTGGAATTAGATGGTTAGGTATCAGTTGGATAGGATATGGAATACATGGAACAAATGAGCCATTCTCTATTGGTAAGAATAAATCCCAGGGATGTATAAGATTACAAAATAAGGATATTGTAATTTTATATCAATATTTAGACATAGGTGATAAAGTTCAAATTTTTTCATCTGAAATAGATGATGATTTTAAAAAAGGCCTTTCTTTGTTATATAATTTTTACAATTTAAAAACTTTTATTGAAGAAAAAGTAAATAAGGAGGATTAA